CTACCTTGCTGCGGGCATGAATGGCAAGCTCGGTGGCGCCGGCCTCGTATACGGCCAGGGCGTTTTCCATAAACAGAGATTTGTCTTCGTACCCTAAACGAATTTTGGCGGTGACCGGCTGCTCGCTGGGCACAGCCTGACGCATGGCTTTGACAATATCGTGAATTAATTCGGGATATTGCAGCAGCACGGCACCACCCTTGCTGCGGTTAACCATTTTGGCCGGGCAGCCAAAGTTGGCATCTACACCTCGGGAGCCCAGTGTCACCGCCCGCAGCGCGTTTTCAGCCATCCAACCGGGTTCCTGACCCAATATCTGAACCCGAACCGGGGTACCACTCTTGGTCAGGCCGTTGTTTTTCAGCTCAGGACAGAGGCGATAGTAGACCTTTTCCGGTAATAGCTGATCCACCACGCGCACAAACTCGGTAACCAGGAGATCGTAGGGGTTGATGGATGAGAGCAGCTCCCTCATCAAATGATCCAGCACGCCCTCCATAGGGGCCAAAATAATCCGCAAGCTGATATCCCGCATTCGTTAAAAATAAGCGCGGCATTTTACCGCGCGCCCGCAGCTTTACCAAGCATGGAAAAAGATTGGGACAACTCGTATTCCAAGAACTTGATACCCATGATAAAAGTGTCTAGCTTAAAGGCTCTGCCTTGCACTCTTTTTAAAAAAATTCTGTGAGTGCATTGGAAAATTGAAATAAAAACAGGCCGCCATGGGTCTGGTAAATCAGACTGGCAGCAAAAGGCGGCCGTCATAACTCACTGAAACACACAGAAGGAAGAAGACTATGAACAGCATCAAGAAAACCGCCGCCGCAGTTGCACTGGGAAGCGTTGTTGTGGGCGCAGCGTTTGCCGCCGAAGCGCAGGCCAACCCTTTTGGCTTCAATGAAATGCAAGCTGGTTACCAACTGGTGGGTGACGAAGGTAAATGTGGTGAAGGCAAGTGTGGTGAAGGCAAGAAGGCCAAAGAGGGTAAGTGCGGCGAGGGTAAATGCGGTGAGGGCATGAAGGCCAAAGAAGGTAAGTGCGGTGAAGGTAAGTGTGGCGAGGGCATGAAAAAAGGCCATGAGACTGCCGAAAAAGCCAAAGAAGGTAAGTGCGGCGAAGGCAAATGTGGCGAAGGCATGAAAAAAGGCCAGGAAACTGCCGAAAAAGCCAAAGAAGGTAAGTGTGGTGAAGCCAAGGGCACTGAAAAAGCCAAAGAAGGCAAGTGCGGCGGCGCTCACTGATATCAGGCTGCCACGCGGGAAATGACCCGCGTGGCATTTTATTCGCAGGCAGAGGTGAACACATGGCAGTATCCTCGCTGGCCGGACTGGGGCTAAGGCGCGAAATGTTGGCTGAATTCAGTCAATCGGTACCGGCACAAATCGATTTTTTTGAAGT
This portion of the Shewanella amazonensis SB2B genome encodes:
- the dusC gene encoding tRNA dihydrouridine(16) synthase DusC, producing MRIILAPMEGVLDHLMRELLSSINPYDLLVTEFVRVVDQLLPEKVYYRLCPELKNNGLTKSGTPVRVQILGQEPGWMAENALRAVTLGSRGVDANFGCPAKMVNRSKGGAVLLQYPELIHDIVKAMRQAVPSEQPVTAKIRLGYEDKSLFMENALAVYEAGATELAIHARSKVDGYKPPAYWEYITEVRERLPIPVIANGEIWNRDDALRCMEVTGCDSIMIGRGALSMPNLAASIKGDTPYDWATTLRLMIHYSELETSGLKATYYPARIKQWFSYLSREYPEADDLFREIRIHKTTEDILNGLKLAATKLAPMKS
- a CDS encoding HvfA family oxazolone/thioamide-modified RiPP metallophore; translation: MNSIKKTAAAVALGSVVVGAAFAAEAQANPFGFNEMQAGYQLVGDEGKCGEGKCGEGKKAKEGKCGEGKCGEGMKAKEGKCGEGKCGEGMKKGHETAEKAKEGKCGEGKCGEGMKKGQETAEKAKEGKCGEAKGTEKAKEGKCGGAH